The region GGAACGGTCACGATGGATGTGGCCCGCGCGGTCCGGGAGATCAAGGCGGGTAAGATCGAATTCCGGGTCGACAAGACCGGTAACGTGCACGCCCCGATCGGCAAGGTTTCCTTCACGGAAATCCAGCTGACTGAGAACCTCCAGGCGTTCATGGAGACCATTCTCAAGGCCAAGCCATCGGCGGCCAAGGGCGTCTACCTCCGCTCGGCGACGGTGTCGAGCACCATGGGGCCGGGCGTCCGGCTGGATACGGCGGTGTACCGATGAGTAAGGCGGAACGACAATCCACGGTCGAGACCCTCACCGCCGCGGTGAAGGGCTCTCCCAATATTTATGTGACGGACTTCGCGGGCTTGAATGTCGCGAAGCTGACCGAGCTTCGTCGCCGGCTTCGGCAGGCGGGGGCTCGGTACGTCGTCGTCAAGAATACGCTGGCGCAGCGGGCGTTGGCGGCCAACCAAGTGGGCCTTCTCGACGACCATCTGGCCGGCCCGACTGGGCTGGTGTTGGCCGGTACCGATCCGCTCGCCGCGGCCAAAGTGCTGGGCCAGTTCGCGAAGGAGCATCAAAAGCCTTCGGTTCGGGTCGGCCTGGTCGACGGCAAGGCGGTCGATCCGGCGTATGTGAAGCGGTTGGGCGAACTGCCGACGCGCGATGAGTTGCTCGGTCAGTTGGCTGGGTGTCTGAACGGTGTCCTCTATCAGGTCGTTGGCGCCCTCGAGGCGCTCAAAGATAAACGTCAAGCTGAAGTAGCTTCTTAAGAGAAGCGGGAGAATCATATCATGTCGACGATGACGAACGAGCAGATCCTCGAGGCGATTGGCAGCAAGACCGTAGTCGAATTGGCTGAGCTGATCGACGCCTTCAAGTCCAAGTTCAATGTGACCGTCATGGCGGCCGCGGCGGGTGGCGCGGCTGGCGGCGCGGCGGCTCCGGTGGTTGAGGAACAGACCGAGTTCTCGGTCATCCTCAAGGAGGGCGGCGCCAAGAAGATCCAGGTCATCAAGGCCATTCGCGAAATCGTGTCCGGCTTGGGTCTCAAGGAAGCCAAGGATATCGTGGACGGCGCGCCGAAGACGATCAAGGAAGGTATCTCCAAGGCAGAAGCCGAAGAGATCAAGAAGAAGCTGGAAGAGCAGGGCGCTACCGTCGAACTGAAGTAAGGGCTGGCAACCATCCACCCGTCATCGGACGGGTGGGTCGGCGGCCCCCCCTTACTTCAGTGAGACGACATGGCACGCTCGGTCGTAGGTCGAATTGGAATTTTCCGCTCGCCACGGGGCCCGATTTTTATCGAATCGGGCTCCCGCGGCAGCTTGTCTTTTTTTGGCACTTGGCACTCGGCACTTGGCACTCGGCGTTCCGCCGATTGTTCCAGTGTCGAGTGCCGAGTGCCGAGTCCCGAGGTAATCGATGACTGAATTCCGGCCAGTGATTTCGTTCTCCAAGCGCGACGGTGCAATGGACATGCCCCACCTTCTGGACATCCAGACGCGGGCCTTTTCGTCCTTGCTCAATCCCGACGACGTCGACGGCGACCGCCAGGATGTCTCGCTGGAACGGGTCTTCAAGGACCTGTTTCCGATCAGTGACGTGAACGGCAAGTACGAACTCGACTTCAAGAGCTATTCCCTCGGTGAGCCCAAGTACACGGTCGAGGAGTGCATTGAGCGCGACATGACGTATGCCGCTCCGCTCAAGGCCAAGTTGGCCTTGAACGTGTTCGAGGATGTCGACGGCCAGCGTCGGCTGAAGAATCAGATCGAGCGCGAAGTCTATCTCGGTGAACTGCCGATCATGACCCCGTTGGGCACCTTCGTCATCAACGGCGCCGAGCGGGTGGTGGTGAGCCAACTCCACCGGTCGCCGGGCGTGGTCTTTGAAGAAGAGACCCATCCGAACGGACAGTTGCTCTATTCCGCGCGGATCATTCCGTTCCGGGGTTCGTGGGTCGAGTTCACGATCGACATTCACGACGTGATTTACGTCCACATCGACAAAAAGAAGAAGTTCCCGGCCACCGCCCTGTTGCGGGCGTTCGGGTACGGCAAGAATTCCGACATTCTCAAGTTGTTCTTCGCGACCAAGTCGATCAACATCGCCGGCAAGCTCGAAGCCCGGCAGGAGCGCCGCGAAGTCCTGGGCGCGTTGTTGGCGGCTGACGTCCCGAATCCCGAAAAAAAGGCCGGCGATCCGCTCGGTCATCTGGGCGACGAACTCACGCCCGAGCGCCTCAATGCGATGCGGCACGTCGGGGTCAAACAGGTCGTAGTGTTTGCCGGCTACACGCCACTCGACCTTCGCGAAGACGAACAGCCGACCACCACCCGCGACCGCGCACCCCACCTCCTGGCCTTCGACGTCGCCGATCCATCGACCGGCGAAGTGGTGGCCGAAGGCGGGGATGAGGTCGACGAGAAGCTCCGGAAGAAGCTGCTTGCCGCCGGCGTCGTGAAGGTCGAAGTCCTCCTTCCCCCCGGGCGGGCGGAGTCGCCCCTGGTCAAGAACACCCTGGCCAAGGACCCCACGAAAGACGAAACCGAGGCCCTGCAGCAGATCTACTCACTGCTCCGGCCCGGCGACGCCCCCAACCTGGAGACGGCGCGGGCTCAGTTACAGCGTCTATTCTTCAATCCGAAGCGGTATGACTTGGGCCGGGTTGGCCGGTACAAGATCAATCACCGGCTCGGGCTCAAGACCGATCCAAACCACACCGTCCTCACCGAAGAGGACTTCGTGGCCATCATCCGATACCTGATCGACCTTCACGACGGGCGCGGGCACACCGACGATATTGACCACTTGGGCAACCGGCGGATCCGGTCGGTCGGCGAGCTGATCGCCAATCAATTCTCCGTCGGCCTCTCCCGGATGGCGCGGTTGGTCAAGGAGCGGATGAGCATCAATTCCGATCCTGAGAAGATTTCGCTCGACGATCTGGTCAATGCGCGGACCGTCAGTGCCGTGATCCAGGCGTTCTTCGGGTCCTCGCAGTTGTCCCAGTTCATGGACCAGACCAATCCGCTGGCCGAGCTCACGAACAAGCGCCGCCTGTCGGCCTTGGGACCCGGCGGCCTGACCCGCGAACGGGCCGGCTTCGAAGTCCGGGACGTGCACTACTCGCAGTACGGCCGGATGTGCCCGATCGAAACGCCGGAAGGCCCGAACATCGGCCTGATCACGAGCCTGGCCACGTTTGCCAGGATCAACGACCTCGGGTTCATCGAGACGCCGTATCGGGTGGTCAAGGCCGGCCGGGTCACCGCCGAAATGCGATGGCTCTCGGCCAGCGAAGAAGAAGGCTACGCGGTGGCGCCGGCCAACACCATGGTCGACAAGAACGGGAAGTTCGTCGAGAGCATGGTCCTCTGCCGGCGGGGCGACGACTATCCATTGCTCGCCCCGACCCGGATCGACTACATGGACGTGAGCCCCGAGCAGCTGGTGTCGATCGCGGCGGCGCTGATTCCGTTCCTCGAGCACGACGACGCGAACCGGGCGCTGATGGGCTCGAACATGCAGCGCCAGGCGGTGCCGCTGTTGTTCCCGGACGCCCCGACCGTCGGGACCGGGCTCGAAGCCAAGGTGGCGAGCGATTCAGGCGCCGTCATTTCGGCCCGGCGGGCCGGGGTGATTACCAAAGTGACGGCTGACGAGATCATCGTCGACTGCGGCACGGCGGGGGCAACCGACGT is a window of Gemmatimonadota bacterium DNA encoding:
- a CDS encoding 50S ribosomal protein L10 — translated: MSKAERQSTVETLTAAVKGSPNIYVTDFAGLNVAKLTELRRRLRQAGARYVVVKNTLAQRALAANQVGLLDDHLAGPTGLVLAGTDPLAAAKVLGQFAKEHQKPSVRVGLVDGKAVDPAYVKRLGELPTRDELLGQLAGCLNGVLYQVVGALEALKDKRQAEVAS
- a CDS encoding 50S ribosomal protein L7/L12, with amino-acid sequence MSTMTNEQILEAIGSKTVVELAELIDAFKSKFNVTVMAAAAGGAAGGAAAPVVEEQTEFSVILKEGGAKKIQVIKAIREIVSGLGLKEAKDIVDGAPKTIKEGISKAEAEEIKKKLEEQGATVELK
- the rpoB gene encoding DNA-directed RNA polymerase subunit beta, whose amino-acid sequence is MTEFRPVISFSKRDGAMDMPHLLDIQTRAFSSLLNPDDVDGDRQDVSLERVFKDLFPISDVNGKYELDFKSYSLGEPKYTVEECIERDMTYAAPLKAKLALNVFEDVDGQRRLKNQIEREVYLGELPIMTPLGTFVINGAERVVVSQLHRSPGVVFEEETHPNGQLLYSARIIPFRGSWVEFTIDIHDVIYVHIDKKKKFPATALLRAFGYGKNSDILKLFFATKSINIAGKLEARQERREVLGALLAADVPNPEKKAGDPLGHLGDELTPERLNAMRHVGVKQVVVFAGYTPLDLREDEQPTTTRDRAPHLLAFDVADPSTGEVVAEGGDEVDEKLRKKLLAAGVVKVEVLLPPGRAESPLVKNTLAKDPTKDETEALQQIYSLLRPGDAPNLETARAQLQRLFFNPKRYDLGRVGRYKINHRLGLKTDPNHTVLTEEDFVAIIRYLIDLHDGRGHTDDIDHLGNRRIRSVGELIANQFSVGLSRMARLVKERMSINSDPEKISLDDLVNARTVSAVIQAFFGSSQLSQFMDQTNPLAELTNKRRLSALGPGGLTRERAGFEVRDVHYSQYGRMCPIETPEGPNIGLITSLATFARINDLGFIETPYRVVKAGRVTAEMRWLSASEEEGYAVAPANTMVDKNGKFVESMVLCRRGDDYPLLAPTRIDYMDVSPEQLVSIAAALIPFLEHDDANRALMGSNMQRQAVPLLFPDAPTVGTGLEAKVASDSGAVISARRAGVITKVTADEIIVDCGTAGATDVPLARLAQVDRYRVKKFWRTNQDTAINQRPLVQVGDKVLAGQVIADGPATDAGDLALGGNVTVAFMPWYGHNFEDAIVLSERLVKDDVYSSIHIQELELHVRDTKRGQEEITREIPNVSDEALVDLDERGIIRIGAHVKPGDILVGKITPKGETELSPEEKLLTAIFGEKAKDVKDSSLKVPPGMKGTVIDVKIFSRVEDQVVEKDRGERIGEVRRIEHEEKTRINEVMVAEVKELMTGQEVALLLKAGTVEELVAAGTKLTAEKLALVDLREVDLKTLRLANKAANERARLTIDTATRERAKVEEKAEDQIDKILQPDELPPGVIQLVKVYLGEKRKISVGDKMAGRHGNKGIVARIVPEEDMPFLPDGIPVDIVLNPLGVPSRMNVGQILETHLGWCASILGFKAKTPVFRGADEGEIGLLLRVAGLKRAGQALMLRSRAPEPTAEAVRTLTSDIHRLGLSKKSVAGAVISDLANPACSASTKKLSDDIRHFVELAAAELAEREATQRQQEIAFHKSQVAKSEGARKKEFEAALKVLEASGTGAQLLEASAPELAAMLSGKATADQLGVAADALIRQAGLTPAGKVRLRDGRTGQSFASDVTVGTIYMLKLSHLVDDKIHARSIGPYSLVTQQPLAGKAQFGGQRFGEMEVWALEAYGASHLLQEMLTVKSDDVNGRSKVYEAIVKGQNLPEPGIPESFNVLVKELQALGLKVTLGATAEGEE